The following proteins come from a genomic window of Flavobacteriaceae bacterium MAR_2010_188:
- a CDS encoding cell division protein FtsQ gives MKINYNYLKIIALCLVVAGLYAFSTVRNVTRMASVPDIVFTGDDNLFITEENVSKLLIQNQDGTLIKPKEIIDLNELESALNSSPMIKNAQVYMSVDGKITAEIEQKKPIARVSTNASYYIDDEGSYMPLSDNYSARVPLVTGFVYKNDLTNLYKISKRVQEDEFLLKHVVQIQQNEDQTIDLRFRLHDFIIRLGSLDFLDKKINNLKAFYQKTLKDSTLDNYSALNLKFDNQVIATKK, from the coding sequence ATGAAAATTAATTATAATTATTTAAAAATTATTGCATTGTGCCTAGTGGTTGCAGGTCTTTACGCGTTTTCTACGGTTAGGAACGTTACCCGCATGGCGAGTGTACCCGATATCGTTTTCACTGGTGATGACAACCTTTTCATCACAGAAGAAAATGTTAGTAAATTGTTAATACAAAATCAAGATGGCACTTTAATTAAGCCTAAAGAAATTATAGATTTGAACGAATTGGAGTCTGCCCTGAATTCGAGTCCGATGATTAAAAACGCTCAGGTTTATATGAGTGTGGATGGAAAGATAACTGCTGAAATAGAGCAGAAAAAGCCTATTGCAAGGGTTAGTACAAATGCTTCTTATTACATAGACGATGAAGGTTCCTACATGCCTTTATCGGATAATTATTCAGCGCGAGTGCCACTTGTTACCGGTTTTGTTTACAAAAATGATCTAACTAATCTCTATAAAATCTCTAAACGCGTGCAAGAAGATGAATTTTTATTGAAGCACGTGGTACAAATTCAACAGAACGAAGATCAAACCATTGATCTAAGGTTCCGGTTGCATGATTTTATCATTCGTTTAGGGTCATTGGATTTTCTGGATAAGAAGATCAACAATCTAAAAGCTTTCTATCAAAAAACATTAAAAGACAGTACGCTAGATAATTATAGCGCACTTAATTTAAAATTTGATAATCAGGTAATAGCTACCAAAAAATAA
- a CDS encoding cell division protein FtsA, with protein sequence MENQKISVGLDIGTTKIVAMIGRKNDYGKAEILGIGRSKSLGVHRGVVNNITQTIQSIQQAVIEAEEEAGVKIEEVTVGIAGQHIRSLQHSDYITRNNSDQVIDEDDIERLINQVHKLVMLPGEEIIHVLPQEYKVDGQSEIKEPIGMYGGRLEANFHVVVGQVSSIRNIGRCVKSAGLELGGITLEPLASANAVLSQEEKEAGVALIDIGGGTTDLAVFKDGIIRHTAVIPFGGNVVTEDIKEGCSIIEKQAELLKIKFGSAWPGENKDNEIVSIPGLRGREPKEITLKNLSKIIHARVVEIVEQVYVEIKNYGHEEQKKKLIAGIVLTGGGSQLKHLKQLVEYITGMDTRIGYPNEHLAGDSDADVASPLYATAVGLVMDGLKRQERRRIEKETQAQIEEIAEANEAMDVPIAEQVVTPKPERKTFLDKLTERVKDFLDNAE encoded by the coding sequence ATGGAAAACCAGAAAATTTCAGTTGGACTGGATATTGGAACTACCAAGATTGTAGCCATGATCGGCAGAAAAAATGATTATGGCAAGGCCGAAATACTCGGTATTGGTAGGTCTAAAAGTTTGGGTGTGCACAGGGGTGTGGTAAATAACATTACCCAGACCATACAATCCATTCAACAAGCGGTGATTGAAGCAGAAGAAGAGGCAGGAGTTAAAATTGAAGAAGTTACAGTAGGTATTGCTGGGCAACATATAAGAAGTTTACAACATAGCGATTATATAACCAGAAATAATTCGGATCAAGTTATCGATGAAGATGATATTGAACGCTTGATCAATCAGGTTCATAAATTAGTCATGTTGCCGGGTGAAGAGATTATTCATGTTTTGCCTCAAGAATATAAAGTTGATGGGCAATCTGAAATCAAAGAACCGATCGGAATGTACGGGGGTCGTTTAGAAGCCAATTTCCACGTGGTTGTTGGTCAAGTTTCTTCAATCAGGAATATAGGAAGATGCGTTAAGAGCGCTGGCTTAGAGTTAGGCGGCATTACTTTGGAACCATTAGCATCTGCAAATGCAGTTTTGAGCCAAGAAGAAAAAGAAGCCGGTGTCGCATTGATTGATATTGGAGGTGGGACCACTGATTTAGCAGTTTTTAAAGATGGAATCATTCGTCATACCGCGGTAATACCTTTCGGTGGAAACGTGGTTACTGAAGACATTAAGGAAGGCTGTTCTATTATAGAAAAGCAGGCAGAATTATTGAAGATTAAATTCGGGTCAGCTTGGCCAGGAGAAAATAAGGATAATGAAATCGTTTCGATTCCTGGATTAAGAGGAAGAGAACCAAAAGAAATCACCTTAAAAAATCTTTCAAAAATCATTCATGCTCGTGTAGTAGAAATAGTTGAGCAAGTGTATGTTGAGATTAAAAATTACGGGCACGAAGAACAAAAGAAGAAATTAATTGCTGGTATAGTACTCACAGGTGGCGGAAGCCAACTAAAGCACTTAAAGCAGTTAGTAGAGTACATTACAGGGATGGATACCAGGATTGGTTACCCAAATGAGCATCTTGCTGGCGACAGCGATGCCGACGTTGCAAGCCCTCTCTATGCAACAGCGGTAGGATTGGTAATGGACGGTTTAAAGCGACAAGAACGCAGAAGAATCGAAAAAGAAACACAAGCTCAAATCGAGGAAATCGCAGAAGCAAATGAAGCAATGGATGTACCAATTGCAGAGCAAGTCGTTACCCCTAAACCTGAGAGAAAAACATTTTTAGACAAATTAACAGAGCGCGTTAAGGATTTTTTAGACAACGCCGAATAA
- a CDS encoding cell division protein FtsZ, whose amino-acid sequence MSKNIEFGNITFDLPKNQSNVIKVIGVGGGGSNAINHMFQQGIKGVDFVICNTDAQALQNSGVPNKIQLGVNLTEGLGAGANPEVGEQAALESLEDIRRMLDTNTKMIFITAGMGGGTGTGAAPIIAKMAKELDVLTVGIVTMPFQFEGKTRNEQAQKGIEKLRSHVDSLVVINNNKLREVYGNLGFKAGFSKADEVLATASRGIAEVITHHYTQNIDLRDAKTVLSNSGTAIMGSATASGKTRAQEAIMKALDSPLLNDNKITGAKNVLLLIVSGSQEITIDEIGEINDHIQGEAGHSANIIMGVGEDADLQESIAVTIIATGFDIDQQYEISNTEAKRVIHDLVEDHKEDTVVKDSDPAIITPDIIFEKKEEPKKPEVVRHVLIEDEEIEKPKAHIHDTLIKTTEMIRNMHVVYDEVLDHVVAEEEEFNITTFTKIEEPTKEVDSDEEQITLTFDLPLSNKNNQSEDKNNENKILFSLDDDLRNLRVNDYTEIIPVTEANEKGETRYTLEDTVSFESSINKKSSDVKVEEEIVFEKKTYERKERQHTQEEEIDPMNTPISELLKERADERRRKMKDFNYKFNSAKIDEIEKVPAYKRQGVNLEVGQHSSEINASRMSVSKDDNNDVQLRSNNSFLHDNVD is encoded by the coding sequence ATGAGCAAAAACATTGAATTTGGGAATATAACCTTCGATTTACCAAAGAATCAGTCAAATGTCATTAAAGTGATCGGTGTTGGCGGTGGCGGTAGCAATGCTATTAACCACATGTTTCAACAAGGTATCAAGGGAGTAGATTTTGTAATCTGCAATACTGATGCCCAGGCATTACAAAATAGTGGGGTGCCTAATAAAATACAATTAGGTGTTAATCTAACCGAGGGACTTGGCGCTGGAGCGAATCCTGAAGTTGGTGAACAGGCGGCTTTGGAGAGTTTAGAAGACATCAGAAGGATGTTGGATACCAATACCAAAATGATTTTCATCACCGCTGGTATGGGGGGAGGTACCGGAACAGGTGCGGCTCCTATCATTGCGAAAATGGCGAAGGAATTAGATGTATTAACGGTCGGAATTGTAACGATGCCATTTCAGTTTGAAGGTAAAACTAGAAATGAACAAGCTCAAAAAGGAATTGAGAAATTAAGGTCTCATGTCGATTCTTTAGTGGTCATAAACAATAATAAATTACGTGAGGTTTACGGTAACCTTGGCTTTAAAGCTGGATTTTCTAAAGCAGACGAAGTTCTTGCTACCGCTTCAAGGGGAATTGCTGAAGTAATAACCCATCATTATACCCAAAACATCGATTTACGTGATGCTAAGACTGTTTTAAGTAACAGTGGTACTGCTATAATGGGTTCTGCAACCGCATCTGGTAAGACTAGGGCGCAAGAGGCAATTATGAAAGCTCTGGATTCACCTTTATTAAATGACAACAAAATCACTGGCGCTAAAAACGTCTTATTGCTCATAGTTTCTGGTTCCCAAGAAATAACCATCGATGAGATTGGTGAAATTAACGATCACATTCAAGGTGAAGCTGGTCACAGTGCAAACATTATTATGGGTGTTGGCGAAGATGCAGATTTACAAGAATCCATTGCTGTAACCATTATTGCAACAGGTTTTGATATTGACCAACAATATGAAATTTCTAATACCGAAGCAAAAAGGGTAATCCATGATTTGGTTGAAGACCATAAGGAAGATACGGTGGTTAAGGATTCTGATCCGGCGATTATAACTCCAGATATTATTTTCGAAAAAAAGGAAGAACCTAAAAAGCCAGAAGTTGTAAGACATGTGCTTATTGAAGATGAAGAGATAGAAAAGCCAAAGGCACACATTCATGACACCTTGATCAAGACTACTGAAATGATTAGGAATATGCACGTGGTTTATGACGAAGTTTTAGATCATGTTGTGGCTGAAGAAGAAGAATTCAACATTACAACTTTTACTAAAATAGAAGAGCCGACTAAGGAAGTAGATTCCGATGAAGAGCAAATCACATTGACCTTTGATCTTCCATTGAGCAATAAAAATAATCAGTCTGAGGATAAGAATAACGAAAACAAAATATTATTCAGCTTAGACGACGATTTAAGGAATCTTAGGGTCAATGATTACACGGAAATAATTCCTGTAACCGAAGCAAATGAAAAAGGTGAGACAAGGTATACGCTAGAAGATACCGTAAGTTTTGAATCTTCTATCAACAAAAAATCATCCGACGTAAAGGTTGAAGAAGAAATAGTTTTTGAGAAAAAGACTTACGAAAGAAAAGAAAGACAACATACACAGGAAGAAGAAATAGATCCTATGAACACTCCAATATCCGAACTTCTTAAAGAAAGAGCAGATGAGAGAAGACGTAAGATGAAAGATTTTAACTATAAATTCAACAGTGCAAAAATTGATGAAATTGAAAAAGTCCCAGCATATAAAAGGCAAGGTGTGAATTTGGAAGTTGGTCAACATTCTTCCGAAATAAACGCTTCTAGAATGTCGGTTAGCAAAGATGATAACAATGACGTTCAGTTAAGGAGCAATAATTCATTTTTACACGATAACGTAGATTAA